Genomic segment of Saprospira sp. CCB-QB6:
TATGCTTCTTCTGGCCTCATTTCTATTGCTGGAGGTAAACTGACTGGCTACCGCAAAATGGCCGAAAGAGTAGTTGACCAAATTGTAAAACGCCTAGGCCTAGAAAGCAGTTGCCAAACCGAAAATTTGGTCTTGAGCGGAGGCGATTTTGCTTCGGAAGAGGAGTTTGACCGCTTTATTCAACTTAGAGTGGGAGAGGCCAAACAAATTTCTGCTAGCCCAGAGCAAATTGGCCGCTTGGCTAGACGCTATGGAGCCAATCTGGACCTTATTCTAGAAAATGCTTTTGCTCTACATGCCGAAGTTCAAAATCCAGCCGATCGCCTGCTCTTTGCCGAACTGCAATATGCCCTAGAATACGAAAGTGTGGGCAGTTTGGCCGATTTCTTTATCCGCAGAACAGGCAAGCTCTATTTTGAACGGGCCGCTATTATTGCTGAATACCCCAAAGTAATGCAGCGTATGCTCAAATACTTTAACTGGGGACCCTCAGAATTGCAATTGCAAATGCAAGAATTGCAGCAAGCTTATATGCAAGCCGTAGATTTTGATTAAAAACAAAAGTTTGGCCCTATTGGCCTAGCGATGTGTAAGGGTGGCCGTCAGGCCAGACCGAGGCGCTTTGCGCCGACAACAAGGCCTTTAGGTCGCCGTTCGATGACCGAAGGGAATAACGGCCGAGCGACCCGACCAACGGGAGCGACGCAGCGAAGCAAGTAATAGCGAACTGCGACAACAAGAACTTTAGTTCGCAGTTCGACGACCGAAGGGAGTAAACGTAGCGCCCGCCGAAGGCGGACAACAAGGCGCAAGCCGCAGTTCGACGACCAGAGGGAGTAACGCCTCAAAAAACAAAAAAATAATCCTATGAAAATACCATTCTTAAGTAAGAAACCGAAGCATTTTTTTAAGCCCGCAGAGGAGGATCAGCTGATTGCAGCGATCCGAGAGGCAGAAGCCAAAAGCTCTGGCGAAATTCGAGTGCATGTAGAACCCAGGTTTGAGGGGGAGGATGCTTTTGCCCGTGCATTAGTCTGTTTTAAGGAGCTAGAGATGCAAAAAACAAAGCTGCAAAATGGCGTTCTGTTTTATATGGCCTATGAGCAACACCGATTTGCGATTGTGGCCGATCAGGGCATCAATGCAGTAGTGCCTCCCAATTTTTGGGATGAAATTCGGGATAATTTGCATACCGCTTTTCAGAAAAAGCAATTTTTAGAAGGCCTCAAGGCTGCCATTTTGCAAACTGGCGAGCAACTCAAGGCCCATTTTCCACATGCTGGAGATGACGATCAGAACGAATTGTCTGATGAAATCTCTAAGGCTTAGTCTTCTTTTTCTTGCAGGGCCTTTAGGGCTTTTTTAAGCGCATTGACCTCTTTTTGGAGGCGGGGCAACTGTTTGAAGACCGCTTGAGAGCGCAAGAAATCATTGTAGGGGAGAGCCGGGGAGCCAAAGAGCGCCTGGTTCTCCTTTTTTACGCTCTTATTGATTCCACTTTGGGCCTGAATTTTCGTGCCTTTGGCCAATTGGATGTGGCCAACTAGCCCCACCTGTCCACCAATTAAGCAGTTTTCGCCCACTTTGGTGCTGCCCGCAATACCTGCCTGAGCAGCTACGGCCGTATGCTTCCCAATTTCTACATTATGGGCAATCTGAATGAGGTTGTCTAACTTAACGCCCTGCTTAATTAGGGTTTGTCCCATGGTGGCGCGATCAATCACCGTGTTGGCTCCTACTTCTACCTGATCTTCTAGAATGACAATCCCCAATTGTGGGATTTTTTCATAGCTGCCATCGGCCTGAGGGGCAAAACCAAAGCCATCGGAACCAATTACTGAGTTGGCATGAATGATACAGTTTTGTCCAATCTGACAGCCTTTTAAAATGCGAACACCGGGCTCAATAATACTGCCCGAACCAATTTTTACATCCGCTCCAATATAGGCCTGCGGATAAATTTTTGCGCCCGCCTCAATCACCGCATTGGGCCCTACATAAGCCAATGCGCCTACTTCTGCGCCCTCTTCAATCTTTGCCGAAGGATCAATGACGGCCTGAGGCGAAATCTGTTGGGCGGCAGGTGCCTCTGCCTGAGCGGCCTGAAAATGCTGTAGCAAAAAGCTAAGGCTAGCATAAACATCCTTAACGCGGAGCAAAGTGGCCGAAACAGGAGCCTGGGGCTCAAAGTCAAGACCTACCAAGACGATAGAGGATGCACAGTTATAGAGATAAGACTCATATTTTGGATTGCCCAAAAAGCTAATGGCGCCAGGCTCGCCCTCCTCAATTTTGGCGGGTTTATGAACCCGAACACTGGGGTCACCTTCAATTTTAGCGTCGAGCAAATGGGCCAATTCGGCTGCGGAAACAGATTTCATAGTTGCAGATGGATTGAAATAATGGAAAAATGCGCCCTAATATGCGACTTTTGCCGCCAAAAAACAAACAGAGATTTTCTGGCAGATAATCTTATCTTAGGAGGTTCAATTTGTTCAATGCACTAAAATTTAATGACCAATGCTAAAACAATTACTAATGATGGCCCTCTGGGCCCTGCCTAGCTTGGCCCTTTTGGCCCAGCCGACTCTAAGCAACTCGATTTTTCCCGCTGCTGGCGATGTCTTTGAACGCTCAACCAGTATCAATAGCTTTGATCCCCAAGCGCTAGCCATTACGGCCGCTTCTAACCAAGCGCAAACTTGGGATTTTACCTCTTTGCGGACCGAAACCTTTTCTCGCGATAGCGTAGAGGCCGCCAACCGCCCAGATTTTCCCACAGCCGATATCCAACAGCCCTTTTTTGGCCAAGCACTGGTGTTTATCAATATCAGTAGCACAAAAATGGAATATGTAGCGGGTGCTCTAGGCTTCGGAAATATCGCCTTTTCTGGCCTGTTTAACGACCCGCTCGAAATTCAACGCGCCCCCCTCAATTATGGCGATAGCTATACCGATAGCTATCAGTTACTCATTTCAGAACATATTGATAGCGTTCCCAACCTTCGCCAACTGATTGATTCATTGGGCCTACCCGTCGATCCCGATTCTATCCGCATTAACCTCTCTGGTAACTATGAGTCGGAGGTAGACGCTTTTGGTACTTGCCAATTGCCCGATAGCAGCTATACCGTTTTGCGCCAACATACCGTCAATTACTCGGATGTACAGATTGAGGCCTATTTCGTTACGCCTTTTGGTTCTGGCTGGCAGGATATCAGCAGCGCCATTTCTGGTCAGTTGCCCATCCCCCTCAGCGATACGACCGAGCAGTTTAGCTTTATTGCCGAGGATGAGGGGATGCCTGTGGCTCGATTGACGACCAATAAGGATGACCAAACGGTAGAAGCTGCAGAATTTAAGGGAGAACGACAGGTCGGAACGGCTGTTGCCCCGCTCGCTGTCCAAGAATTTCGCCTTTATCCTCAACCTGCCCAAGAGGCTGTTTATCTGGAGCTCGACCTTTTGCAAGCCCCTTACCAACTCTACAATTTGCAGGGCCAACTCCTCAGAACTGGCCAATGGCAGCAAGGACAGCCCATCTCTTTGGGCCAGTTGCCCGCCGCGGCCTATTTGCTTCGCCTCCAAGATGAAAAAGGCCAATTGTACCAGCAAATTCTAATTAAAGGCTAGTCTTTTTTTTAGGATTTGGGGCCCGCGGCCGGCTAGCCTTGGGCTAGGCCGGCCGCCGCTACGCTTTGGGGCTCGCTATTCGCTCGGCCCTTCGCCGCCTTTGGCGGCTTCGGTCTGGCCTGACGGCCACCCCTCCGCATCGCTAGGCCTTTTGGCCTTCGGCCATCTTGGCCGAGATATAGGCTAGAGGATACAGGACCCTAGGGCCAAGGCCCTAGGCTAAGGTATTGGTCGCCCCCTCCGTCGAGGGGGCTTTTTTGTGCTTCGGTCAATGGTTATTGTGGGGAATGGGGTAAGGTTGAGCTATAAGGCAAATCCCCTCGAATGAGGGGATGGCGATTTTTTTGGATAGCCTAGGGCCTTGGCCCTAGGTGTCGAGATGATAATAAAAGAGGAGATACAGGACCCTAGGGCCAAGGCCCTAGGCTAAGGTATTGGTCGCCCCCTCCGTCGAGGGGGCTTTTTTTGTGCTTCGGTTGATGGTTATTGTGGGGAATGGGGTAAGGTTGAGCTATAAGGCAAATCCCCTCGAATGAGGGGATGGCGATTTTTTTGGATAGCCTAGGGCCTTGGCCCTAGGTGTCGAGATGAGATAATATATGTGGAGATACAGGACCCTAGGGCCAAGGCCCTAGGCTAATGCTAGCGTCGCCCCCTCCTTCGAGGGGGCTTTTTTGTGCTTCGGTCAATGGCTATTGTGGGGAATGGGGTAAGGTTGAGCTATAAGGCAAATCCCCTCGAATGAGGGGATGGCGATTTTTTGGATAGCCTAGGGCCTTGGCCCTAGGTGTCGAGATGATAATAAAAGAGGAGATACAGGACCCTAGGGCCAAGGCCCTAGGCTAAGGTATTGGTCGCCCCCTCCGTCGAGGGGGCTTTTTTGTGCTTCGGTTGATGGTTATTGTAGGGAATGGGGGTAGAGTTTAGCTATAAGGCAAATCCCCTCGCAGGAGGGGATGGCGATTTTTTTGGATAGCCTAGGGCCTTGGCCCTAGGTGTCGAGATGATAGGACTATAATTTTAGATTAAATTGTTTGAGTTCTTCTTGTAGGCTATAGTCCTTATGATGTTCTTTTTGGTTTTTGATGTATAAAATCAGCTTTTGGTAATTATATGGGCTTACCGAAAAGGCTGCATATCCTCTTTGCCAATAGAAGTTTTGAAAGCTTTGATCTTGTCTTTTTATCCAATGACTACTCTTGGATTTAATAGTTTTAATTAAGCTGCTTAACGTAATCGATTTAGATAAAGAACAAAGGAGGTGTATATGGTCTACATTTCCTCCAATAGCAATTAGAGGGGAGTCTAAATCGGCACAGATTGTTTTTATATACTGATATAGATTAGGCTCTATCTTAGGATCAAGATAGGGGGTTCGTTCTTTTGTGCTAAAAATGATATGCAAATAAATGTGGGCAATTGATTGAGCCATGTTGATTTTTTGAGGTGAATATTGTGGGTGTGGAGACGATAAAGAAGGCTGGGCCAAGCCACAAAAAAAATCCCCTCGCAGGAGGGGATAATATAATAATAGCCTAGGGCCAAGGCCCTAGGGGGATATAATACCCTCCCCTACATCAATTCCAATTCAACTTTGGCCATATTAGCGGCGGGGTTATCCAACAACAGCAAACGGTGGCCCGCAGGCAATTGCAAACTAACCGTTTGGTTGGGCTGCAATTCATAGACTTGGGCGGGGCTGTCGGCTGCATTGGCGGCAGAGTAGTATTTAATGGGCTCGCCTTCTAGATGCGTAATGCGGACGGTTTCTCCTCCTGTAAGTAGGCCTTCTAGCTGGACCAAGCGGCTTTCTGGAGCGAGGTCCACCTCAAAACGGCTATAATCATCATCTTCTTCGCTAGAGCTGTTGCCGCGGCGGAAGTACTTGAGTTCGTAGAAGTTGTCTACCCGTTTTGGGGTACGGTAGTAATGGGCCAAAAGGCGAGCGAAGGCGCCATAAAGTACAATAGCAAGCTCTTGGCGTGTTGTTTCCAAATCATCGACATTATCATCGGTATTGCCTTCTACGCCTTGTTGTTGGCTGCGGAGGTCTTCTAGCTGCTGGCCAAAAGCAAGTACTGTTGCGCCTAGTCCCTGAAGTTGAGGGTCATTGCTCAAAAGGTCGCCCAAAGTCATGACGGCCTCAATGCGCATATCGTAGGTTCCTTTTTGGAAAGGTTCACGTCCGTCGGGGAGCAAGCGGGTATAATCGCTAGTGATGACATCATAAGTCATTTGGATTTCAATATCCCAACGGCGAATTTCAACGCTAGAGAGTTGATGAAGCAGTGCTTTGAAGTCAGCAGTCTTTTGATGATATTCTCTTTTATCTATAGTATTCTTGCGGTACTGAAGAAGAAAGTCATCATAGGCAGGGAGTACAAAGTTGAGGATGTCTTGAATGACAGGATCCGAAGCGGCTTTTTCCGTCAATTTGTGAACATGATCCTTAGCTAAAAGGTACATCTTCTTTTTGTTGTCTTTGGTGATGGTATAGACGAAGTTTTCCGTCTTAGTCCAGCCAGTAATTTCTACCATAGTATGAAAATTTAGGGTAATAAAATGTGATTACGTTATAAGTATAGGTATAGATGTTTGTAATGTCAAGGCTTTTGGGTGAAAAAAATATACATTTTTAATAGTTGTTATGTGTTTGTGTATTTAAAGTATGTTTTAGTGACATTTATAAAATAGTTTGTGTCTGTTTGTAGCCTCTGCTTTGCACTTCCTTTTTGCCTTGGCGCCCCAGTTAAATGTAATGATGCAGACGGCTTGGGGGAATCCCCCCAGTTAAATGTAATGATGCAGACGGCTTGGGGGAATCCCCCCAGTTAAATGTAATGATGCAGACGGCTGTGGTGTTGCGTCCTAGGGTGTAGAGATGAGATAATAGCTGCGGTGATATATGCCCCTAGGGCCTTGGCCTTAGGCTAAGGTATTGGTCGCCCCCTCCTTTGAGGGGGCTTTTTTGTGCTTCGGTTGATGGTTATTGTAGGGAATGGGGGTAAGGTTGAGCTATAAGGCAAATCCCCTCGAATGAGGGGATGGCGATTTTTTTGGATAGCCTAGGGCCTTGGCCCTAGGTGTCGAGATGTAATAAGGGATGATAGGAGGTGGACCTCTAGGTATCGAGATGATAATAGGGGCGGTGGTATATGCCCCTAGGGCCAAGGCCCTAGGCTAAGGTATTAGTCGCCCCCTCCGTCGAGGGGGCTTTTTTGTGCTTCGGTCAATGGTTATTGTAGGGAATGGGGGTAAGGTTGAGCTATAAGGCAAATCCCCTCGAATGAGGGGATGGCGATTTTTTTGGATAGCCTAGGGCCTTAGCCCTAGGTGTAGAGATGAGATAATAGCTGCGGTGATATATGCCCCTAGGGCCAAGGCCCTAGGCTAAGGTATTAGTCGCCCCCTCCTTTGAGGGGGCTTTTTGTGCTTCGGTTGATGGTTATTGTAGGGAATGGGGGGTAAGGTTGAGCTATAAGGCAAATCCCCTCGAATGAGGGGATGGCGATTTTTTTGGCTAGCCTAGGGCCTTGGCCCTAGGTGTCGAGATGAGATAATAGCTGCGGTGATATAAGCCCCTAGGCTAAGGTATTGGTCGCCCCCTCCGTCGAGGGGGCTTTTTTGTGCTTCGGTTGATGGTTATTGTAGGGAATGGGGTTAGAGTTGAGCTATAAGGCAAATCCCCTCGCAGGAGGGGATGGCGATTTTTTTGGATAGCCTAGGGCCTTAGCCCTAGGTGTAGAGATGAGATAATAGCTGCGGTGATATATGCCCCTAGGGCCAAGGCCCTAGGCTAAGGTATTGGTCGCCCCCTCCTTTGAGGGGGCTTTTTGTGCTTCGGTCAATGGTTATTGTAGGGGGTGGGGGATAGCGGCTGGCTGGAATATACTGTAGGTTAAAACCTACAGCCAATTAACGAATGCATTTAATACAGTATGGAGGGTTAAAACCCTCCATAAATAAACATGTTTTAGGCTGCCTCAATCATGAATGCAGCGGCTATGAGGACCGTTAAAAGCTGTGGAGGGTTTTAACCCTCCACGCTATGGATGTAGAATGGCCCTGTTGTCTGGCTGTAGGTTTCAACCTACAGGCCTTCGGTCAATGGTTATTGTAGGGGATGGGGGATAGAGGCTGGCTGGAATATACTGTAGGTTTCAACCTACAGGCCCATATAGCAGGCGGCGCAGCCGCCGCAAAGGAGCGAAGCGACTGGCCTAGCGATGCGGCGGGGTGGCCGTCAGGCCAGACCGAGCCAGCTTGCTGGCGAAGGGCCGAGCGAATAGCGAGCCCCAAAGCGTAGCGCCGCAAGGCGAAGCCGCAGCGGAGGCCCCAAAAAGAGATGAAGAAGGATAGGCAGGATCAGTTCAAATACATTATATTCGCAGCTATTGTTAATCAGAGAAAGAAGAAAATGAATACAGCTGTTCATAATAAATTGGTGTCCTTTATTTGGTCTATTGCAGATGATTGTTTGCGAGATATTTATGTGCGTGGGAAGTACCGTGATGTGATTTTGCCCATGGTGGTTTTGCGGCGTTTGGATGCTTTGTTGGAAGATAGTAAGGAAGCCGTTTTGGAAGAGGCGCGTTTTCAGAAAGAGGAAATGGCGTTGGTAGATTGGGATGAGCATGCTTTGCAGGAGGCTTCGGGCTATGTTTTTTATAATACGAGTAAGTGGACCTTGCAACTGTTGCATGAGCGGGCAAGTAATAGCCCCCAGTTGTTGTTGGCCAATTTTGAGGAGTACTTGCTGGGCTTTAGCCAAAATGTGCAGGAGATTATTGAGAAGTTTAACCTCAAGGCGCAAATTCGCCATATGGTGAATAAGGATGTGCTTTCGGAGGTGGTGGAGAAGTTTGTATCGCCTACTATTAACCTGACCAATCAGGATAAGCTAGACCCTGAGGGGAATAAGCTGCCCGCTTTGACTAACTTGGGGATGGGCTATGTCTTTGAGGAGTTGATTCGGAAGTTTAATGAGGAAAATAATGAGGAAGCGGGGGAGCATTTTACGCCCAGAGAGGTCATTGATTTAATGAGCCGTTTGGTCTTTTTGCCGATTAAGGAGGCTTTGCCCAAGGTGATGACGATTTATGATCCCGCTTGTGGATCGGGGGGGATGCTGACCGAGGCGCAGAATTTTGTGAAAGATGAGGAGGGGGAAATCCGTTGTACGGATCATGATGTATACCTCTTTGGGAAAGAGATCAATGATGAGACCTATGCGATTTGTAAGTCGGATATGATGATTAAGGGGAATAATCCCGAAAATATCCGCAGTGGCTCTACCTTATCTACCGATGAGTTTGCGGGTTTGCAGTTTGATTTTATGCTCTCTAATCCGCCCTATGGCAAGTCTTGGAGCTCGGAGAAGAAGTATATTGATGGTGCAGATGGCACCGATGTTCGTTTTATGGTGCCGCTCAAAGATTATTGGGGGAAAGAAGAAATTGTGGCGGCTACGCCCCGCTCTTCTGATGGGCAGTTGCTCTTTTTGATGGAAATGTTGAGCAAGATGAAGACCGAAAGTCCTACGGGCTCTCGGATTGCTTCTGTGCATAATGGCTCGAGTTTGTTTACGGGCGATGCGGGCAGCGGAGAGAGTAATATCCGTCGCTATTTGATAGAGCAAGATTATTTGGAGGCGATTATACAGTTGCCCAACAACCTCTTTTACAATACAGGGATCACGACCTATATTTGGTTGTTGAGCAATCGGAAGTCGGCAGAGCGGGCAGGCAAAGTACAGTTGATTGATGCGAGTCAGTTGTATCAGAAGTTGCGCAAGAACTTGGGGGATAAGAACTGTGAGTTATCGCAGGCGCATATTGGGGAGATTCTATCGGTTTATCAGGAGTTGGCGACTGTAGAGCGGCAGGGAGAAGAGGGCATTGCGGCTCAGGTTTTTGAGAACCAGGATTTTGGCTATTATAAGGTCAATATAGAGCGGCCGCAGCGTTTGCGGGCCGAGTTTAGTGCGGAGGCCATTGAAAGTCTGCTTTATCAGCGAGGTTTAGAAGTGCCTATGCGTTGGGCTTATGCCGAATTTGGGGCGGATGTTTATCAGCAGTTGGGGCAGCATAAGAAAGCGCTTTTGGCCTATTGTGAGGCGGAGGGCATTTCTTTGTCGGCCAAGCAAAAAACGGCCTTAACCACCGCCAAGGCTTGGCAAAAAGGGCAGGCCCTTTATAGTGCGGCCCAGCAGTTGATGCAGGCCATGGGGGAGCAGGTCTATTTTGATTTCAATCAGTTTGTAGCAGCCGTAAATGGGCAGATCAAGGCCTTGGGGCTAAAGCTATCGGCCACAGAGAAAAAGGCCATTTATTCGGCAGTAAGTACTTATGATGCCAAGGCCGAAAAGGTCATTAAGCGCCGCTTGAAGTTGAGCGGCCAAAAGCTAGCGAACTTATTGGCTCATTTGGGCTGTACGCTAGAGCAGTTGCCCGACTTTGGCTATTATCCCAGCGGAAAGGCGGGCGAATACTTGGAGTATGAAAGCGAAAGCAGCTTGAGAGATAGCGAAAACATTCCCTTAAAGGAAGAGATTCATAGTTACTTCTTAGAGGAAGTGCGTCCGCATATTGCCGAGGCTTGGATCAATCTGGATAGCGTAAAGCTGGGCTATGAGATTAGCTTCAACAAATATTTTTATCGTCATCAGCCCTTGCGCTCCCTAGAAGAAGTGAGTCAGGAGATCAGAACGCTAGAAGCAGAAAGCGATGGATTGATTGCAGAAATTTTAAAGTTGGTATAAGGGATGAGCAGAACGAAAAAAACAGCAAAGGCCGTTTATTCGGCCTATAAGGATAGTGGGGTAGCTTGGTTGGGGGAGGTTCCCGCGCATTGGGAGGTGGTGCCGAACAAGTATATTTTTAAACTTAATAAAGTACTTGTTGGGAAAAATTCAGCTAATTATGATTTACTCTCCCTAACTTTAAAAGGGATCATAAGAAGGGATATGGAAAACCCTCAAGGTAAATTCCCTGCAGAATTTGATACATATCAAGAGGTCTCTAAAGGCGATTTCGTTTTTTGTTTATTTGATGTGGAAGAAACTCCTCGTACAGTAGGATTATCTGATTATAATGGGATGATTACAGGTGCCTATACTGTGATGAAGGTTGCTTCAGGTATAGAAAAAAGGTTTTTATATTACTTTTATCTCAACCTGGATACAGGTAAAAAAATGAAGTTTCTTTACCGTGGGTTAAGGAATACAATACCTAAGGACTCTTTTTTCTCTTTTAAAACTTGTCTCCCCCCTCTTCCCGAGCAGCGTCGCATAGCGGATTATTTAGATCAGAAGTGTGCGCAGATTGATTTGGCCATAGCGCAAAAGGAGCGGATGATCGCTTTATTGGAAGAGCGGCAGCAGATTGTGATTCAGCGGGCGGTGAGTCAGGGTTTGGATAGTGGGGTAGAGATGAAGGATTCGGGGGTAGCTTGGTTGGGGGAGATTCCTGCGCATTGGGAGGTTAGAAGAGGCTCTACGATTGGGGCATATTCAAAAGGGACAGGGATAAAAAAGGATGAAGTCAAAGAAAAGGGTTTGCCATGTATTAGATATGGTGAAATATATACTCACTATAATCTGAAATTTGATAAAACTAAGTCCTTTATTGATGAGGGGGTTTGTAATACAACAGTTAGTA
This window contains:
- a CDS encoding TPM domain-containing protein, with the translated sequence MKIPFLSKKPKHFFKPAEEDQLIAAIREAEAKSSGEIRVHVEPRFEGEDAFARALVCFKELEMQKTKLQNGVLFYMAYEQHRFAIVADQGINAVVPPNFWDEIRDNLHTAFQKKQFLEGLKAAILQTGEQLKAHFPHAGDDDQNELSDEISKA
- the lpxD gene encoding UDP-3-O-(3-hydroxymyristoyl)glucosamine N-acyltransferase, with product MKSVSAAELAHLLDAKIEGDPSVRVHKPAKIEEGEPGAISFLGNPKYESYLYNCASSIVLVGLDFEPQAPVSATLLRVKDVYASLSFLLQHFQAAQAEAPAAQQISPQAVIDPSAKIEEGAEVGALAYVGPNAVIEAGAKIYPQAYIGADVKIGSGSIIEPGVRILKGCQIGQNCIIHANSVIGSDGFGFAPQADGSYEKIPQLGIVILEDQVEVGANTVIDRATMGQTLIKQGVKLDNLIQIAHNVEIGKHTAVAAQAGIAGSTKVGENCLIGGQVGLVGHIQLAKGTKIQAQSGINKSVKKENQALFGSPALPYNDFLRSQAVFKQLPRLQKEVNALKKALKALQEKED
- a CDS encoding T9SS type A sorting domain-containing protein; amino-acid sequence: MLKQLLMMALWALPSLALLAQPTLSNSIFPAAGDVFERSTSINSFDPQALAITAASNQAQTWDFTSLRTETFSRDSVEAANRPDFPTADIQQPFFGQALVFINISSTKMEYVAGALGFGNIAFSGLFNDPLEIQRAPLNYGDSYTDSYQLLISEHIDSVPNLRQLIDSLGLPVDPDSIRINLSGNYESEVDAFGTCQLPDSSYTVLRQHTVNYSDVQIEAYFVTPFGSGWQDISSAISGQLPIPLSDTTEQFSFIAEDEGMPVARLTTNKDDQTVEAAEFKGERQVGTAVAPLAVQEFRLYPQPAQEAVYLELDLLQAPYQLYNLQGQLLRTGQWQQGQPISLGQLPAAAYLLRLQDEKGQLYQQILIKG
- the tnpA gene encoding IS200/IS605 family transposase — translated: MAQSIAHIYLHIIFSTKERTPYLDPKIEPNLYQYIKTICADLDSPLIAIGGNVDHIHLLCSLSKSITLSSLIKTIKSKSSHWIKRQDQSFQNFYWQRGYAAFSVSPYNYQKLILYIKNQKEHHKDYSLQEELKQFNLKL
- a CDS encoding type I restriction-modification system subunit M — its product is MNTAVHNKLVSFIWSIADDCLRDIYVRGKYRDVILPMVVLRRLDALLEDSKEAVLEEARFQKEEMALVDWDEHALQEASGYVFYNTSKWTLQLLHERASNSPQLLLANFEEYLLGFSQNVQEIIEKFNLKAQIRHMVNKDVLSEVVEKFVSPTINLTNQDKLDPEGNKLPALTNLGMGYVFEELIRKFNEENNEEAGEHFTPREVIDLMSRLVFLPIKEALPKVMTIYDPACGSGGMLTEAQNFVKDEEGEIRCTDHDVYLFGKEINDETYAICKSDMMIKGNNPENIRSGSTLSTDEFAGLQFDFMLSNPPYGKSWSSEKKYIDGADGTDVRFMVPLKDYWGKEEIVAATPRSSDGQLLFLMEMLSKMKTESPTGSRIASVHNGSSLFTGDAGSGESNIRRYLIEQDYLEAIIQLPNNLFYNTGITTYIWLLSNRKSAERAGKVQLIDASQLYQKLRKNLGDKNCELSQAHIGEILSVYQELATVERQGEEGIAAQVFENQDFGYYKVNIERPQRLRAEFSAEAIESLLYQRGLEVPMRWAYAEFGADVYQQLGQHKKALLAYCEAEGISLSAKQKTALTTAKAWQKGQALYSAAQQLMQAMGEQVYFDFNQFVAAVNGQIKALGLKLSATEKKAIYSAVSTYDAKAEKVIKRRLKLSGQKLANLLAHLGCTLEQLPDFGYYPSGKAGEYLEYESESSLRDSENIPLKEEIHSYFLEEVRPHIAEAWINLDSVKLGYEISFNKYFYRHQPLRSLEEVSQEIRTLEAESDGLIAEILKLV
- a CDS encoding restriction endonuclease subunit S, with the translated sequence MSRTKKTAKAVYSAYKDSGVAWLGEVPAHWEVVPNKYIFKLNKVLVGKNSANYDLLSLTLKGIIRRDMENPQGKFPAEFDTYQEVSKGDFVFCLFDVEETPRTVGLSDYNGMITGAYTVMKVASGIEKRFLYYFYLNLDTGKKMKFLYRGLRNTIPKDSFFSFKTCLPPLPEQRRIADYLDQKCAQIDLAIAQKERMIALLEERQQIVIQRAVSQGLDSGVEMKDSGVAWLGEIPAHWEVRRGSTIGAYSKGTGIKKDEVKEKGLPCIRYGEIYTHYNLKFDKTKSFIDEGVCNTTVSKGALMLTGSGETLEDIGKCVVYLGEETIYVGGDIIILYPVPQILPLFLSYLINSECVRYQRARDGKGGIIVHIYSKNFKAMLFPLPPLSEQERIAKHLDEVVSKTARAVLDQRKGIKALREYREVLIDEVVRGRMCLGE